TTTAGTGTGTGGTAACATTTTAATAGTATTTAAATGGTTTATCTTGTAGGTGCTGTTATGTCAAACACTCTCTAATGCTTTTGCAAggtatttgtttttgtttatgcaGGACTTATTCGTTATCCCTCTCCATATCCTACAATGCTTCGGCCTGGTTTTCCATCACGACCACCTGGAGGAATTGGTATGCTTCCATCTATCCAACGCCCTCCTATGCCGGGAATTCCTGGGGTTCGCCCCATTTTGCCTCCTGTTGTTAGGCCAGCTCTTCCTACTGTTACTCCAGCTGAGAAACCACAAACAACCGTGTATGTTGGAAAGATAGCGCCAACAGTAGATAATGATTTTATGTTATATCTCCTTCAGGTATATTATCAAACTCCATAATCTATGTCCTTCTACATTAAACTATATTCCTTTGCATGAAGTAAAGTATTACACACTAAATGTTGGTGCTATTGGtgtatggttttgcatttctgaGCACTAATGGTTTTACATTTCATTAAGTTATGTGGACCTGTCAAGAATTGGAAGCGTGCTCAAGATCCCACAGGGACCCCTAGAGGCTTTGGATTTTGTGAGTTTGAATCTGCTGAAGGGGTCCTCCGTGCATTACGCCTTCTGAGTAAATTCAACATTGATGGGCAGGAGCTGGTGGTATGTCATAATTCCTACTTTAGCTAAATTTCACATAAATTTTTCTGCTTGTATATGTTTTTATCTACAATTTGGTTTCTAATTCTTTAAATATTTGAATCTTGTAAAACTATGAACAGTTAAATGTTAATCAAGCAACAAGGGAGTTTCTGGAGAGGTTTGTTaaaaacaaaactgaaaactcaGAGAAGCTGAACGACAGTCAAGCTGAGGGAGATGAGAAAGGGGGTCAGAGTACTGTTGATAAGACTGTAGTTCCAAATTCTGGTGTGGATCCGAAAGCGGGGGACAGTAGTTCAGGGAACAAAGAAAGCAACACTGCGAACTTTGGGGTTGTGACTGATGAAGACAAGGAAGCTGACAGGATGGCTTTGGAGAAGCTTACAAGCATGATAGAGGAGAGATTAAAAACAAATCCTCTGCCTCCACCGCCTCCACTTGCTCCTGGCGATCGTACTGGTAATTCCATCTCAGAGCCTCCTGCTAAGTCAAGGGATGGAGATCCTGATGTGGATATGACAAGAAATGGtaaagttttaaatattgaattatcaTACTGGGCATTATTTTTGTTAGTAATGTGTTTACTTGAGAAGATTTGGTATTGTTTACAGCCCTTTACTAGTACCAGTTTCGTTTCTTGTTTTgaaagttgttttttgtttcagATGCGTCTGACgaaaaaaatgatgaagagACAACTAGTGATAACAAAGCAGAGAATGAGCAGGACAGGCCTGGAACAAGCTCACCTGAGAAGAGTCGAAAGCCTGATAAAAGTAGAGAAAGAGACAGAGAGCGAGATGTGAAACAGGAAAAGGAGCGAGAGATTGAAAGATATGAAAGAGAAACAGAGCGAGAACGGATAAGGAAGGAAAGAGAGCAAAGGAGGAAACTGGAGGATGCAGAACGCAAGTTTGAAGAATGTCTCAAAGATTGGGAGTATAGGGAAAGGGAGAAACAGAAACAGCGGCAATATGAAAAAGACAGGGAGAAAGATCGGAAAACCAAACGGAAGAAAGATGTAATTAATGAAGAAGacgatgaggaagaagattcTAGGAAAAGGTGGCGGAGGAATGCGTGGGAAGacaagaggaagaggagaCAAAGGGAGAAGGAAGATGACATGGCTGACAGATTaagagaagaggaagagattgCTGAGGCCAACCGGAGGGCTGAGGAGGAAAAGCAGCTACAGAAACTGAGAGATGCACTGAAGGCTTCATCTGACCATTTTACAGATGAAAGAGAAAAGGCTGATTTGGCTGAAGAATCCTGTGTGGAATCAAAAGATATGGGTATTAAACAGGAGAGTGACACTGGTTCTGGTCATGAGAACCATATAGGTATGTAAATTAATTCTGAATCTATTGCCTTCTTATCCTTTTTTACTCTACTCTCCtctattagtgttgttttcattTATACTCATgtagtttttgtttatgtgataGGTGATGGGACTCTACAAAACGGGAACACTGGGTATGATTCAGCCATGACAGCAGAACCCCAGCAGAGTGGGAGTGCCGCAGCCAAAAAGTTGGGTTTTGGCTTAGTCGGCTCTGGGAAACGTACTTCTGTTCCTTCTGTTTTCGAGGAGGAGGATGATGCGCACAAGGACAAAAAGATGAGGCCCCTGGTCCCTATTGACTATTCAACTGAAGAACTACAGGCTGTTGAACCTGCTGCTTCTGGGCAAGCGCCATCAAATTTGGCTGCAGCTGCAGAATTTGCAAAGCGAATATCCACTGTTGGTGTTAAAGAAGAGAAGTACGATGCAGAGAAGGAGAGAAACAGACGTGCTAATGATAGGTCGAGTCATCGGGACAGGGATAGAAATGATGATGACAGTAATCGAACTAGAGATGagaacaaggagaagactagcGACCGTGATACAGAACGGGAACATGGGCGGGATAAACCAAGGACAACAAATAATAAGAAGCTTATGGATGCAAAACAACTGATTGATACGATTCCAAAGACGAAAGAGGAGTTATTTTCATATGAAATTAATTGGGCGATTTATGATAAGGTAAAGCTTAAATCTATCTGATTTAAAATTTTGGTTTTAATTACTATCCCAAATTGTCTTATTCTTTCTCATTATTGTTATGCGTTTATTTTTCACAGCATGCACTTCACGAGAGGATGAAACCATGGATTTCAAGGAAGATCACAGAGTTCCTTGGAGAGGAAGAAGCCACACTGGTAGATTATATTGTATCTAGCACGCAAGAACATGTGGGAGCTGAACGCATGCTACAGCTGCTTCAATCCATTTTAGACGAGGAAGCTGAAATGTTTGTTCTCAAGATGTGGAGGATGCTTATCTTTGAAATTAAGAAGGTAGAGACAGGCTTACCGTCAAAGACAAGATCATGATGTTGGTCCATGTAGTCGGTATAAATATTCctttgatttccctttttgCAAGGTTAAACCACATTTTTCAGTTTGTATTCCTACAAATTGCAACTAGTCCATGAACAAATAAACCCATTTTTGTCTTGTAGCTTCCTTGGGTTTGTAGATCTGAACCAATTAGATGTCCTATTGGCGATTCTTGTCGAATCTGATGTCTTTAAATACTttcaatatttgtgaaatgaaaagaaaagtaaTGTTTGATCTTTGTAATCTGTCTGGATTACCAGGTGCACTTCCATTTCAAGGTGTTTGAAAGCTCTGTAACCAGAACAAACAATTTGAACATAGGATTGCAGGGCTAACTGGCCACGGCCTAGTTGAAAGCCAAGCATGGAAATATTAGTTTGAGTTGAAAGCCAAGCGAGCACGATTTTAGTCGGCCCTTGATACCACAAGTAAATCATCATCCAGAATTTCTCAACTCAAAGATGAACCATTTACATTCAATGAAAGCAAGATAACATTGTCAACAATTGAGTTACACAGATGTACAGAAGCAGAAGAAAGTGAAACTGAACTCCCATTCCCAGCTGTGATATGCAGGCACCATCAGTCTTCAATATATTACAGTTTGCGAAATTCAGATGACCCAGAACCAAGATACAAGTGAACCAGCAGCCAATcccacaaccaagaacaacaCAATCACAATCCCTGCAGTCTCGGCGTGTTGTAATTGGACAACTTTGGGAGCCAAAATCATCAGCACGCTCGTCAAGTAGCCATTAGTAAGCCCCAAAAGGCAAGTCAGTATAGTCACAGGAATCTCTGTTCGGAAGAACGCTGGGCCGTGCAAGCACCCATAGAACAGAGGAAAGAAGAGCAATCTGGCAACTGTGCCTCCAATTGCAACCTTGGAGTTCTCGAGGAGATATACCGAAGTCAGCACCTTGCCAACCAGATCAAACACATTGTAACCAGTAATAAGGATGATCGCGTACCAATCCTTAAGAAGCTCAGAGTGCACATCTTCAGTAATATACCCCGGAAATATCGATAAGGTCACAATGTAGATAAGCAGGATCCCGATGCCATACCACTTGACACTCGCAACTATAGACCATAGCGTTGATCTCAGCGCAGACCCCGTCAGAGGACCTTTCAGCTCCTTCTCCTCATTCACAGCCTGAATCTTCAACTCTTCATAGTACTTCATCACCGGAATCCTCGGCGCCACATTGTAGAACACAATGCATATCACCATGACAACTATCCCCACAGCAAAATAGAGATTTGCACTCTTTCTTAGCCCCTCACCAGTTTGCGGATACACAGCCTTCGTTAGAATCCTCAAAAACGACACAAGTACTCCTGCATTTCAACCCATTCAAACACCAATCTCTACCCGAAACTTAAGCAACattaaaatcaaacaaaatcgTAATtatcggaaaaaaaaagatcatcaTCTTCGTTTGGTTTACCTGAGCCAGCAGTGCCGGCGACTATGGCCTGCATATACCGCTCAGGCAACTCCCCGGCCGCGCCGATCAGCGAGCCTTGGACGAGAGCATCCGCCAGGCCGGAAAGCGCAACGGCGGCGACGGTCACGTAGAACCCGTCGTacaacccgacccggccctGGACGTAAACCAAGTCCATGACCGGGACGATGAGTAGGGACACGACAAAGAGGCCGAGGCCGACGTTGATCCGGACGTGCGCGGCGGACTTCTGGGCGTAGAAGACGATGACGAGGAGGACGACGAGGCCGACGAGCATGTAGGCGACGGAGAAGACACGGTCGACGCTGACGTCAGGGTAGAGGTAGGTGAAGTAATCGACGGCGGTGATGAAGGCGTTCCATGGGAGGAGGTAGCCGAGGCCGAGAGTGAAGTAGATGATGTAGGTTAGGTGGAACGGGTCGTTTGGGATTTTATTGGGTGCGGCGGCGCCGCTAGGAGTGGTGGTGGtcgggaggaggaggaggaggctgGATTCGGAGTTTTCTTCGGGGGTTTTGGTGGCGGCGAAACCCATCGGGAAATCGGGTCGGGTTTCTCAAATGGGTTTCTGGGTTTGGAGGAAAAGGCTGAAAGCTTGAAGGTTTGGTGTTGCTTTCTGTTGAGAAGTTCGATTTTCTGGTGATGGAGGTTGTGGGCTGAGCATGAAACGGTGTCGTTTTGTGGGTTGCGCCCATAATTGGAGTCTGTGGAGTGAAGGAGAGGCCAACcaataaaaatatgaacatgTGATTTTTGCAGTTTGAAGTCTGATGGGATTGGCTACAAGGGTTTTCTGCTTCTGAGCTCCACTTTGTTCaataatttttacaaaaatttcaatggtgtaatAATGTATGGATAcattaaaatcgaaaaaacaATACATTAATATTATACGCTTGTGTTCTAATAAATAttgagatttttttataaaagtaTTGTTTTTTCGTTTCTAATGTATTCATACATTAATACACcaatgaaattttaataaatattgAGATTTAGTCCATTGTGACATGAAATTTATCTACTCTCGAAAAAACTTTGATATTTTATCAAACGAGGCTGGATGAGGTACCGAATTGGGACAAAAACACCCAGGAAACATTAGTCTAGGAGACAGATTCTAACtgttttttctgttttaaGGCTAAACTGTTCCATTTATGTCTTTGTTCAAACCCCAATTCTTGGTATTTAGGCAGTTTCCTCACTTGTAATAGCCAACATTTGGAAGGGGTATCATCATCTTTGGCCCTTTGGAAGTTTTGGTAGTTGTAATCAAGCGTCATAGCAGATACAGAAGCAGACCAACATAATCCGGTTTCACAAGATATATAGTATATTTGGAAATGAGATTTCTACAAAGTTTAGTGTTTTAGGGTGAAAAAAATGATATCATTGTCAGTAATAGTGTTAAGAAAGTGATCATATAGCAGCATCAAGGGCCATGATCCAATACAATTATCAAAAGCTGTTTGCCCCTAATTATCTGATTGCAAGGTTAAGTAATATACCAGCATGTCAGTATTTTTATCATACTTGCTCGTCTCTACCTTTAACTTCACAATCATTTTGATATTTCAAGACTTGGCATTACCTGTTTAAAAATTCATGAAAATGTTCTATAAGGAGGCCATTGGTTCTTAAATAATAGTTTTATGTCGACTATGACTGAAAATGGCCTGCATTATAAACTCTGATTGCATAGAACAGCTATATGACCTCACTAGCTTCTCTCTTCTACAGCCATTTGCCTTGTACACATAACAGATTCCAACTTCCAAATAACTCCAAATCTCTTCTCTAATGGCATCTCAACTGCTTATATTAAACTTAATAAATTATACGTCACAGCCGTCTATAGTCCAGAAAATTTATCTCCTTGATTTATATGCCTATGATCCCTATACCATTTTCCTTCTGTAAAGCTTCCAGAGGTCCTCAGGACCtggtttgagattttgagcaTCTATCTTTTCTTTACAGAAGCACATAGTTTCACAGAGAAGGCGTTGTTAGATAGACTTCTTGGCTGGTTGAAGGAGGACATAATCAGTGGTATTTACTTTTGCACTCTTGACTTGTATCAGCTAAGATAACTACCATGGCTAAACTCATCTCGATTTTGCTTAGTTATAGTCAAATGAAGTATAGCCAAGTACCAACCCTTTTGATACTAGTCTTTGTGTTCCTCACTGCCTTGGATTCTGTTATCTCACAATCCCCTAGTGCACTATGTGTACTTGATATTCACCAATCTTCATCTTGGAGTAGCTCAATTTGTGAAGCAGGCAATTGGGGAGGGTTTGTAAGTGATTGTAATTGTGGAGCAGTTTTTGATGACTACCTATCTGCCTTGGGACATAGGGCAAATCACACTGCAAGACAGCTCTTCTTAAATTCAACAGGGCAAGAAAATTGCTTAGAGGGGATGAAGAGTAACAAAAGTGATGTTTTCAGTTGTGGAATTCAGAAGCTAACAAGTGGAAGTGGAGGATGTTCTGACTATACTAAACTAGATGTTGTTCATAACCTAGGTAGCACATTGCAAGGTTTAGATGAAGACTGTCGATATCTGGGCACATCCGGTATATCTGATCAGGCTTGCAGTGCCTGTTTGCAAAGGTGGGAAGAGAGTATTGCATCATCAGATAGTAGGGAGTCATCAAAACTTGAAGCCAATATATGTGGTTTTGCAGTTTTGGTGTCTTTAACAAGCAACAGAATTCATGATACAAATTGGGTTCAAGCAGTTTATCATTGCCTTGGAAATCAGATATTTTCAGGTTCCATATGTATGCACCTGTCAATCTTACTCTAAATATGACATGTTGATTTATATGACTTACTGCAGCTGAAAGTTTGCATTTTTGCCCATTACAGATCATCGGCATAAAGGATTGAGCAGTTTTTCAAAATGGAGCACaggtaatatatattatatagatacaGCAATGGATATCATATGTCGACttcaaaattgtaaaaagtttTTAGCAGTTTTGTATCTTGGTAGTCTCAAATAATTTTTTGAGATCGACTGTTACTGTTAGGTCTATGGATTCTATCTGGTGGTCTAGCAGGAATAACTGTAATATTACTTATTGCTATGTGGACCTTATGCAAGAAAAAGAAGCCAGATATATTTTCAGCTGcaaaagatgaaaaacaaGATGGTATGTTACTCCAGAAATTCATATTTTCCTTGAAACCTAGCAATACCGGAAAGTTGTTAACCTTGTTGTTTGAATGCGCAGCACCAGATGATTCACTGACTCAAGAATCCAGCCTTAAAATATCAGCCAAGCACATTTATGCAGCAACCGGCAATTTAAATGCATCGAACTACATTGGCCAAGGTGGAGCTGGTAAGAACCTTTTTGATTCAATGTTTAAACTTTCTTATTTGGATATTCGGATTAGAGTAGAAGAGAACTCACCAAGAATTGAGCTTTTTAGGCCATCAAACACATTTACAGTGAAATTAAAAATGACAAAAGAGAAGTTGGAATTAGGATCACAAAACTGATGCCACTCTGAATCTCTGATGATATTCCAGGAAAAGTTTACAAAGGTGTACTCTTAAATGGGCTTGAAGTTGCAGTCAAGCACATTATTAACGATGGATATGTATCCATCGAGACATTTGTAAGAGAAGTGACAAGCCTTTCACATGTTAGACATCCCAACCTTGTAGCATTACTTGGCCATTGCAAGGATACAGAAGAATGTTTCCTGGTGTATGAACTGTGCCACAATGGGAACCTTTCGGAGTGGCTATTTGGTGTGTTTCCGTTTCCATTTCCATTCTTGAAGCACTTTCTCTACTGTTTTATAGCCAACTGAAAGATGAATGCAGGTAAAGAGAGAAGTCTACCATGGATTCAGAGACTTGAGATTGCAATCGACAGTGCAAGAGGTCTTTGGTTTCTCCATACTTTTCCGGAAGGCTGCATCGTTCATCGTGATGTCAAGGTAAGTCTATCCTATATATTTGCCTCATTTTCTGCTCCTCTATATTCTCATTTCTTCAAGCAATTTTTCTTGTCACATTTCTTATTTGCAGCCAACAAACATACTCATCACTGCCAGCTTTCAAGCCAAATTGTCTGACTTTGGGCTATCTAAAGTTATGGACATGGGTCAGTCCTACGTGAGCTCAGAAGTGAGAGGGACATTTGGTTATGTCGATCCAGAATACCGACAGAATCACCATGTAAATGCTTCAGGAGATGTTTACAGTTTCGGCATAGTTCTTCTACAACTTATCTCAGGGCGCAGGGTTATCAATATGAATTCCAACACACCAATGTCTCTAAATAAGATGGTAAGGAAGTTGTTACCTTCCACATTTCTAAAAATCCGGCTATTTCAAGTCACTGATTCCTCTTCTGTTCCATGTCTTTGCTCTTCAGGCAAGAGGTCTCACAAAAGGCGGTGATGTCATGGAGTTTGCTGATCCCAAACTTAACGGGGAGTACTCAGTAGTAGCCTTTGAGCTTATATTCAAACTTGCTTTGTCATGTACAGGACTCAAGCAACAAAGACCacgcatgggtgaggtggtatCGAGACTAGAAAAGGCATTACATATCTCAACTCAAATGGAGTCATTTTCGCGTGCTGCACCAATCACGACttgaaatcaaagaaaaagcCTAGCAGGTTAGAAAGCACCATCTCCTGACTTGAAAAGCTGAAGAAATCTTGTGAGTTGTGAGGTAGTTATTGCATATTGAAACAACCCAGTATGTTTTTAAgggaaaattctagtatacatcaatgtatgctatacatcccacatccgacggttgatattgttttatgagtggagttaaaaaaataatatatgttatCAACCGTTgaatgtgagatgtataacatacattgatgtatactagatTAACCCGTTTTTAAGTACTAGAAAGGTTTCATTTTGTTCATTCATGTAGAAAAGAATCATTACAGTTTATTACAATCCTTCTGTACAAAGCTTCTTTCAAAAAAGCAGAAGCTGTCATACAGTTATTAGCTCTTAAAAAAGTACAAAGCTTCTTTCAAAAAAGCAGAAGCTGTCATACAGTTATTAGCTCTTAAAAAAGCATACAGTTATTAGCTCTTAAAAAAAACCGAGCCAATAATGAATCAAACACACTATATGCATATCTACAATGACCTGAATTTACAGGCCTGCAAAGAATCAATGTGTCAAGTACACCCATAAAAATGTTGGGCTACCTAACGTGAACAAAGCGCTCCTGTGGAAGAACCCGGTTGACTGGACCAGAAGATCTTGTTTCCTGAAATTCATGGAGGGCCTTGATCAGAGCACTGGCCCTTTTGCTTGCTCTAGATGTGCCTTCACTAAGTTGGGAATACAAACATCCCATAAGAGAAGGGCTCTTAACTAGAAGAGCAACCACATTGTGGCCACCATTTGCAGTAAGCGCAAGCAACAAAGACACGCAGAACTCCTTTGCAGCCCTTGAAGTCGAAGAATTCAGAATCCCCACAATCAAATCCAGTGCCTTGCAACGCGAAATTGCAACAGCTCCCTCGGGTTTCTCAGccagagttgcgagaatcgcTAGTGAATCTGTCACTAGAACTTCACTGTCGAAAGATGCTAGTATCTCAAACAGCAAAGGAACCACCCCAGCTGCTAGCACCCTTCTATGATTTGCAGGGTGTGTGAGCAGCCCGAAAATAGCAACCAATGCATTCTTCTTGCCACGGTCAGAACCGTTCCTGATCAGCTCCCTCAATGCCGGTATGGCCCTCGGGTTTTCTCCGATCAATATCCGGTACTCCTCAACCGAAGCAAGATAAAACAACGTCCCAGCAGCATGCTGGCAAGCCTCTACTTTGAGACCCTCCTTCAAAACACCCACAACCAAATCCACACCCCCACTTTCGACAATCGCAGCTTTCCCTTTCGAATGCTTCGACAGATTCAACAACCCTGCAACTGCATTCTCTTGACTCTCCATATCTTCCAACAGCTTCAACAAATGCGGCACCACACCAGCTTCCACCAAACAAGACCTATTAAAAATGCTCGTTTTCGAAACAAGCCGAATCTCATAAGCAGCCTTGTTCCTCTCTCCCACTGTCCCACCAGCAGCTCTCTCACTGAGAAATCCCGCCGCCATTTTCATCGCCTCCTCAGCTCCCAAGCTGCCTGCAACTATAGTCCTCCCAATGTCGCGACTCCGACGACGACCGGAATCACCAAATGATATCCCATTCTCAGAGCAGTACTGCTGTATCAACCTCTTCAGAGCCAAATTAGGCACCACCCCCATGCTCTTCAGCCTCTCCCCTGTTTTCGGACAAATGGGCTTCCCAGCTCTGAACCACTTCATAATGGAGCTCCGATCGTAGGTATGACCCGTCCCCACCGTCACCGGATCCGTCATTATCTCCAGCGATATCGGGCACCGGAAATCCTCCACATTCAAAAAACTCACAACCGCGCTGCTGCTTTTGGACTCGGGTCGCAATCCGGGTAACCCGTCCACAGTCTCGAACATCACACACCGGCAATAGCACAGCAACCCGGTCAGGCTGCTCAGCATTCTCACctctctctttccctctcTAACATTCTCAAACCCTATTTCAGATTCCAGAAATCTCACCTCCTTCTCGCACCTGCTCCATCTTCTATAGCCAACGTGATCCAGCACCCGCTTCAGCTCACTCCTATCCGGGTCGACCCGCTTCTCGAACCCGACCAAAACGCTCTTAATAACCTCCACCGCTCGTTTGTCGTCCCGGTCCACTTCAAACCTGAAACTCCTTGTTTGTCTCATCACCAATCCGACCTGCTCCTTCGCCTCATCCGCCACGTGGATGTTATCCAGAGGCAGGACATCGAGAGCCGTCGATATGGCCCGAATCAAGACCCGGAACTGATCCGCGACCCGCTCCGAGTTCATCAGCATCCATACCCTGGCGTCGTCCCGGGTACAGTCCTCCAGCAAGTACTGGAACTT
This is a stretch of genomic DNA from Argentina anserina chromosome 4, drPotAnse1.1, whole genome shotgun sequence. It encodes these proteins:
- the LOC126792647 gene encoding RNA-binding motif protein 25 isoform X1 translates to MADDPSAPTTHDPNPQPDNPIPQSQQPDPSTPSSTLTKLSPNPSPNPALVSLPPPPPPSVSYAPQPVSTAFAVPPAAPSFRPVPQFSPIPNYQTPGGVAPPGVTSGAPMVPGAPAPQHMMHYQMQQPMRPYAPMPNGYSAPPQGTVPPPGLIRYPSPYPTMLRPGFPSRPPGGIGMLPSIQRPPMPGIPGVRPILPPVVRPALPTVTPAEKPQTTVYVGKIAPTVDNDFMLYLLQLCGPVKNWKRAQDPTGTPRGFGFCEFESAEGVLRALRLLSKFNIDGQELVLNVNQATREFLERFVKNKTENSEKLNDSQAEGDEKGGQSTVDKTVVPNSGVDPKAGDSSSGNKESNTANFGVVTDEDKEADRMALEKLTSMIEERLKTNPLPPPPPLAPGDRTGNSISEPPAKSRDGDPDVDMTRNDASDEKNDEETTSDNKAENEQDRPGTSSPEKSRKPDKSRERDRERDVKQEKEREIERYERETERERIRKEREQRRKLEDAERKFEECLKDWEYREREKQKQRQYEKDREKDRKTKRKKDVINEEDDEEEDSRKRWRRNAWEDKRKRRQREKEDDMADRLREEEEIAEANRRAEEEKQLQKLRDALKASSDHFTDEREKADLAEESCVESKDMGIKQESDTGSGHENHIGDGTLQNGNTGYDSAMTAEPQQSGSAAAKKLGFGLVGSGKRTSVPSVFEEEDDAHKDKKMRPLVPIDYSTEELQAVEPAASGQAPSNLAAAAEFAKRISTVGVKEEKYDAEKERNRRANDRSSHRDRDRNDDDSNRTRDENKEKTSDRDTEREHGRDKPRTTNNKKLMDAKQLIDTIPKTKEELFSYEINWAIYDKHALHERMKPWISRKITEFLGEEEATLVDYIVSSTQEHVGAERMLQLLQSILDEEAEMFVLKMWRMLIFEIKKVETGLPSKTRS
- the LOC126792647 gene encoding RNA-binding motif protein 25 isoform X2, encoding MLRPGFPSRPPGGIGMLPSIQRPPMPGIPGVRPILPPVVRPALPTVTPAEKPQTTVYVGKIAPTVDNDFMLYLLQLCGPVKNWKRAQDPTGTPRGFGFCEFESAEGVLRALRLLSKFNIDGQELVLNVNQATREFLERFVKNKTENSEKLNDSQAEGDEKGGQSTVDKTVVPNSGVDPKAGDSSSGNKESNTANFGVVTDEDKEADRMALEKLTSMIEERLKTNPLPPPPPLAPGDRTGNSISEPPAKSRDGDPDVDMTRNDASDEKNDEETTSDNKAENEQDRPGTSSPEKSRKPDKSRERDRERDVKQEKEREIERYERETERERIRKEREQRRKLEDAERKFEECLKDWEYREREKQKQRQYEKDREKDRKTKRKKDVINEEDDEEEDSRKRWRRNAWEDKRKRRQREKEDDMADRLREEEEIAEANRRAEEEKQLQKLRDALKASSDHFTDEREKADLAEESCVESKDMGIKQESDTGSGHENHIGDGTLQNGNTGYDSAMTAEPQQSGSAAAKKLGFGLVGSGKRTSVPSVFEEEDDAHKDKKMRPLVPIDYSTEELQAVEPAASGQAPSNLAAAAEFAKRISTVGVKEEKYDAEKERNRRANDRSSHRDRDRNDDDSNRTRDENKEKTSDRDTEREHGRDKPRTTNNKKLMDAKQLIDTIPKTKEELFSYEINWAIYDKHALHERMKPWISRKITEFLGEEEATLVDYIVSSTQEHVGAERMLQLLQSILDEEAEMFVLKMWRMLIFEIKKVETGLPSKTRS
- the LOC126792652 gene encoding equilibrative nucleotide transporter 1, translated to MGFAATKTPEENSESSLLLLLPTTTTPSGAAAPNKIPNDPFHLTYIIYFTLGLGYLLPWNAFITAVDYFTYLYPDVSVDRVFSVAYMLVGLVVLLVIVFYAQKSAAHVRINVGLGLFVVSLLIVPVMDLVYVQGRVGLYDGFYVTVAAVALSGLADALVQGSLIGAAGELPERYMQAIVAGTAGSGVLVSFLRILTKAVYPQTGEGLRKSANLYFAVGIVVMVICIVFYNVAPRIPVMKYYEELKIQAVNEEKELKGPLTGSALRSTLWSIVASVKWYGIGILLIYIVTLSIFPGYITEDVHSELLKDWYAIILITGYNVFDLVGKVLTSVYLLENSKVAIGGTVARLLFFPLFYGCLHGPAFFRTEIPVTILTCLLGLTNGYLTSVLMILAPKVVQLQHAETAGIVIVLFLVVGLAAGSLVSWFWVI
- the LOC126792649 gene encoding probable receptor-like protein kinase At5g18500 isoform X1, encoding MAKLISILLSYSQMKYSQVPTLLILVFVFLTALDSVISQSPSALCVLDIHQSSSWSSSICEAGNWGGFVSDCNCGAVFDDYLSALGHRANHTARQLFLNSTGQENCLEGMKSNKSDVFSCGIQKLTSGSGGCSDYTKLDVVHNLGSTLQGLDEDCRYLGTSGISDQACSACLQRWEESIASSDSRESSKLEANICGFAVLVSLTSNRIHDTNWVQAVYHCLGNQIFSGSIYHRHKGLSSFSKWSTGLWILSGGLAGITVILLIAMWTLCKKKKPDIFSAAKDEKQDAPDDSLTQESSLKISAKHIYAATGNLNASNYIGQGGAGKVYKGVLLNGLEVAVKHIINDGYVSIETFVREVTSLSHVRHPNLVALLGHCKDTEECFLVYELCHNGNLSEWLFGKERSLPWIQRLEIAIDSARGLWFLHTFPEGCIVHRDVKPTNILITASFQAKLSDFGLSKVMDMGQSYVSSEVRGTFGYVDPEYRQNHHVNASGDVYSFGIVLLQLISGRRVINMNSNTPMSLNKMARGLTKGGDVMEFADPKLNGEYSVVAFELIFKLALSCTGLKQQRPRMGEVVSRLEKALHISTQMESFSRAAPITT
- the LOC126792649 gene encoding probable receptor-like protein kinase At5g18500 isoform X2, which gives rise to MAKLISILLSYSQMKYSQVPTLLILVFVFLTALDSVISQSPSALCVLDIHQSSSWSSSICEAGNWGGFVSDCNCGAVFDDYLSALGHRANHTARQLFLNSTGQENCLEGMKSNKSDVFSCGIQKLTSGSGGCSDYTKLDVVHNLGSTLQGLDEDCRYLGTSGISDQACSACLQRWEESIASSDSRESSKLEANICGFAVLVSLTSNRIHDTNWVQAVYHCLGNQIFSDHRHKGLSSFSKWSTGLWILSGGLAGITVILLIAMWTLCKKKKPDIFSAAKDEKQDAPDDSLTQESSLKISAKHIYAATGNLNASNYIGQGGAGKVYKGVLLNGLEVAVKHIINDGYVSIETFVREVTSLSHVRHPNLVALLGHCKDTEECFLVYELCHNGNLSEWLFGKERSLPWIQRLEIAIDSARGLWFLHTFPEGCIVHRDVKPTNILITASFQAKLSDFGLSKVMDMGQSYVSSEVRGTFGYVDPEYRQNHHVNASGDVYSFGIVLLQLISGRRVINMNSNTPMSLNKMARGLTKGGDVMEFADPKLNGEYSVVAFELIFKLALSCTGLKQQRPRMGEVVSRLEKALHISTQMESFSRAAPITT